The sequence CTGCTGGGCCGGAACCGGCCGCTGATGCTGGTGTACCTGGCCTTCGCCGTATTCAGCAGCGTTTACTACTTCGTTTTCTTTGGCCTCCCGCAGCTGCTCCAGGAGGCCGGCGGCTACGACCCAGGCGTGGTGGGCCTGCTGATGCTGCCCCTCGCCGGGATGTCGGTCGTAGCCACCCCATGGGCGGTTGCGGCGATGGGACGGTTCGGTGTCCGGCGGGTGTTGCTGGCCGGCGTCGTCCTTTTGACGGTGGTGGCGGCGCTTATGTGGGTACTGACCGGCACCCTGGCCATCCCCTTCGTGGTGGTCCTGACAGCCCTGATGGGCATCCCCTACGGAACCGTGGGCATCGCCTCCAACCAGGGCATGTTCGTCTCGACGCGGCCGCAGGACCGGGGCGTCGCGGCCGGCATCTACCAGACCTGCCGCTATGTGGGTGCCATCACCGCGACCGTGATGATCGGGGTTTTCGCGTCCGGCGGGGTGCACCAGGACAGCTGGATGCGGATGGTCCTGGCCATGCTGGTGCTGTGCGTGGTGACGTTCGGGATTTCCGTATTCTGGCGGCAGCAAAAGGCCTAGCCCGCCCGCCGGGGCGGGTCAGGTGTAGAGCAGGGAGCCCGGCGTGGTGAGCTTCTCGCCGGTTTCCAGCCACGTCTTCAGGCCGGAGAGGATCATCGGCCAGCCGCCGTAGAGCTGTTCGTTGGCGCCCTCCCGCAGGTCGCTGTGCGTGACGGTGAGGTGGCAGGAATCGCCCACCGGTTCGATCTCCCAGGTGATCTTCGATGTGCCTTCGGCCTTGACGTCCTCGCCCCAGAGGGCCCGCATGGTCTGCACCAGCCGCCGCGGCGGGTCGACTTCCAGGTTTTCGCCTTCGCCGAGGATCTGCCCGGCCTTGGGGTTGCCCATTTCGAAGCGGCCGCCGGGCGTCCAGTCAGACTGCAGTGTGTTGCCGAACTGGTATTTGCTGCGGATGTCGCTGTCCGTGATGGCTTCCCAGAGCCGTTCGGGCGTGGTCTTAATGTAAATCTCGAAGATCTTTTCCATGGGACTTTCCAATCTGGATTTGAGGTCGCTGAGGGCAGCGGCCCATGGTTCTGCGTATTTGCTGACCCAGCGGTCGTGGACCAGGCGGATGGGGACGGGATTGAGGAAATGAAGCTTTTCCCGCCCGCGACGGCGGGCCACCACCAGGCCTGCGTCCTCCAGGATGCGGAGGTGCTTGGCGATCCCGAACCGGCTCATGCTGAACCGTGCCTCAAGCGCACTCAGGCTCTGGCCGTCCTCGCGGAACAGTTCGTCGAGCAGGTCCCGGCGGGTGGGGTCGGAGAGTGCTTTGAACACGTCGTCCATGACTCCCATGATAGGTGACCATATGGTCACCTATCAAGGGTTTTCAGTTGTGGGACGCCAGGTTGCGGCCGCGTTCCTCGAATACCTCGTCGCCGGGGCCGGTAAAGGCCCTCGACCGCTCCACGGCCTCCACCGATCCGGTGAACAGCTGCGATTCGTGCGGGTCCGCGTGCGCCCCTGCTGCCCCGGGCCCAGCCAGCCCCCGCAACGGTGCCTTGCGCCGGGTGGCCGTGCCGGCGTCGTCCGCTGCCTGCTCCCAGCGCTGGTGCGGCAGCGCCTGCGGATGGTCCTGCTGGAGGAACGTCACCATGGTTTCGCGGACCAGGCAGCGCAGGTCGAACAGCGCTGCACTGTCCGCCGCGCTGACCAGGATGCGGATCCGGACAAAGCCTCCGGTGGCATCGGTGATCTGCAGGACGCCCACGCGCCCGTCCCACAGTTCGGTGCCGGCCAGGACGCGGCGCAGTTCGGTGCACATGTCCTCAACGGGGGCGCGCCAGTCGAGGTCGAACTCCACGGTGCCCATTACCTCGGACTGGCGGCGGGTCCAGTTCTCGAACGGGGTGGTGGTGAAGTACGTGGACGGCAGGATCAGCCGGCGGTCGTCCCACAGGTGCACCACCACATAGGTGAGGGTGATCTCCTCGATCCGCCCCCACTCCTTCTGGACCACCACCACGTCATCCACACGGATGGCATCGGTGAACGCGAGCTGCATCCCGGCGAAGACATTCACCAGTGAGGTCTGCGCGGCGAGGCCCGCCACGATGGAGATCACACCCGCAGACGCCAGAAGCCCGGCACCCAGCGCCTGAATCGCGGGGAACGTCAGCATGGCGGTGCCGACGGCGAGCACCACCACCAGTGCCACGGCGATCCGGCGGGCCAGGATCACCTGGGTGCGCAGCCGCCGCGCCCTCCTGTTGTCCGCCACGTCCACGCTGTGCCGGTTCAGCACCACCGCCTCCACGATCAGCAGGACCGCGATTGCAAGCCACGCGAACGAACCGATCATGGCAAGCAGCAGGAGATGGTCGACGCCGGCGTGCCAGCTTTCACCGCCGGCTGTCAGGCCCAGCGCGGCCCGGACGCCCACCAGGCACAGTGCCAGCCGCAGCGGCTGGCGGGCCACCCGGGAGGTGGCCTGCAGCTCGGGCCGTTTCCGGTTCAGCTTCAGGACGATCTTGCGGAGCAGCCATGACAGGGTGAGTCCGGCCGGCACGGCCAGGGCCATGGCGATGAAGGGC comes from Pseudarthrobacter sp. NIBRBAC000502770 and encodes:
- a CDS encoding metalloregulator ArsR/SmtB family transcription factor; this encodes MDDVFKALSDPTRRDLLDELFREDGQSLSALEARFSMSRFGIAKHLRILEDAGLVVARRRGREKLHFLNPVPIRLVHDRWVSKYAEPWAAALSDLKSRLESPMEKIFEIYIKTTPERLWEAITDSDIRSKYQFGNTLQSDWTPGGRFEMGNPKAGQILGEGENLEVDPPRRLVQTMRALWGEDVKAEGTSKITWEIEPVGDSCHLTVTHSDLREGANEQLYGGWPMILSGLKTWLETGEKLTTPGSLLYT
- a CDS encoding mechanosensitive ion channel family protein, with the translated sequence MLDVLNPALPFIAMALAVPAGLTLSWLLRKIVLKLNRKRPELQATSRVARQPLRLALCLVGVRAALGLTAGGESWHAGVDHLLLLAMIGSFAWLAIAVLLIVEAVVLNRHSVDVADNRRARRLRTQVILARRIAVALVVVLAVGTAMLTFPAIQALGAGLLASAGVISIVAGLAAQTSLVNVFAGMQLAFTDAIRVDDVVVVQKEWGRIEEITLTYVVVHLWDDRRLILPSTYFTTTPFENWTRRQSEVMGTVEFDLDWRAPVEDMCTELRRVLAGTELWDGRVGVLQITDATGGFVRIRILVSAADSAALFDLRCLVRETMVTFLQQDHPQALPHQRWEQAADDAGTATRRKAPLRGLAGPGAAGAHADPHESQLFTGSVEAVERSRAFTGPGDEVFEERGRNLASHN